The Carassius auratus strain Wakin chromosome 34, ASM336829v1, whole genome shotgun sequence genomic sequence CTTTGAAATACATTTGTCTACTTTTATggagttttcttttatttatttttttgtcctgttCTTTTTGGACACTATAATATACTCCAAAATCATTCATTGAGATATTTTTGGGATATATTTTATCATgactatgcattttattttagttatgcaAACTTAGAAATTGTGagtggaaattattatttttttaaatcctcatCCAGTGAATCATGAACAACTAGAAAACTCATGGCACCTTCAAATATCGCTGTGGACAATGAGGGGACTGTGCCTTACGTTCAATTTAATaaatggaaacaaaacaaaaactctaaTCCAACACTATGTAAAAACTGTAAGTGGAAGCAACACTAGCGAGGTGCTCCGCTATCCTGTGAAACAAACCTTCATACTGATGCTTGACCGTGTTCCCAATGTCTGCAAACTTGCGATCCTCAAAAATCAGGAAGTTGTGCTTTAAAGCCAACTCTTTCAGACTGCTGGCGACATCTGCAGTGAAGTCCTGGAGGATGTCCACATGAGTCTTCAACACGCAAATCAGTGGCCCCAGCATATCAGCCATCTCCAGCAGCTCCTCAGAACGAGTCacatctgcagacacacacagattGGTCTTCTTGTCCTCCATGATCTTCAGCAGGCGGGCGGCGAGAGGGTGAGTGTCTGGAAATGCAGCACGAGCCCCATAGCTGAGCTCCTTACAGCTCTTTTTATGAGCTGAGGAGCCATTCTCCTTTATTGATATGTAGGTGTTATTTTCTTGAAAGAACCTCTTAGTGTTTTGAGAAGTGGCCGTGTCTATTCGACCAGCTTTAAGTAACACATCCAGAAGTCtggagacagaaatgactgaatgtAGAGTGATGCCACGGTCAGCTAGCCTGGCACTGCCTCCCTGCTCTCTGTCCACTAACACGACAGCATCCGTGATCTTCAGGCCTTCCTTCTCAAGAACCTCAGCAGTTTCTAGAACACTGCTGCCACTGGTCACAACATCCTCTACTATTAGACATCTGTCACCGGGGTGCATGGTTCCCTCAATGAGACGTTTTGTTCCTGGGGGATATCAAAAGACAAGTCAATACAGGtcggtgttattttagtataactgagatactctctcttttttttaaatgtatatatatacacatttactttatttcaagCAACTGCAAATCTCAGCatgaataaactaaataaataaactatttggAAATACAAATGATTAATACAGACATTGgcatttgtattcattttgcaCACCAAATCTAATGATATATCATTAAAACCAACTTTTTACAATTGTactctttttaatgattttttttactaaaatgcttttttggTTTGAAATGTTGCTACCTAACACAATTGTCACATTATACAcacaagtgtccaaatacttatGAGGAAGGGATCTATAACACACCAAATCAATTACTGATGATTGAGCTCAGATAAACACAATTATACCGTAACCCTTTGCCTCCTTTCGTCGAATAAGCATAGGATAATGTTTGGTAGAGCAGATGATGGTGGCCAGAGGAAGAGCTGTGTAAGGGACTCCACACACACTATCAAACTCAACTCCTGCATCCTCAGCGCGCTTATGAAGAAGATCTGCCACCTGATCAACAGCAAATATTATCCGACATTGACATATGATCAACAAATAAGATTAATGTAAAGGAGGACTTCTTGTGACATTTTTGGAAGCAAAAGGTTCAGGATATGATGTATGATTACAACAATTCTGGCACAGATTCATCACTCAAAGTGAGCACGTGTTTACCTGGTTCATCAACGCTGGATGGGAAACTATTACTCTAAGATCAAAATATATCGGCGAAGTGAGTCCACTCTTTAGTTGGAAAGTACCAAATTTGACGGCTTGGATGTCGACCAGTTTCAAGATTAAACTATCAAGACTAGTATCATCCATTTCTATTTGATCAGCTATGCTCCACTAACTAAAAGAAAGTGCGTGTAGTGATTCCGCTAACCAGTGAACGACGCGCGCACACACATGACGTTATGAATCACTTGACAAAGTAAaagcattttgataattttggccatgtgtaaaaatttttttacaaaatacaaataaaattaaaacactttttttcaataGTTTATTAAATAAGACTCATTGCTAAtgcttacattttaaatatcccGAATACAATAATATCTACACACGGGTTGCACAATGTGACACAGTTCCTGCCTGACTGGAAAAATTATTCTAAACTGAATTGTTCACAATGTATTGACCTTTCACATTTCATCGCAAGCTCTTCACCATGATATTATTGTCGTTTTGGTTAAAAAGTACACTaagtttgataaaacattgtttgtCATGATGGAAATAACAACTTACTATAGGTTACTGTTTATAAactgtttcttttattttaagaCAAAATCACATTCACACAATAATAGGTGAAATGGAAATggtatatgtattatttatttcactttcacACAATAATAGCTTAAATGGAAATggtatatgtattatttattttaaacaatcgAAGTGAATGGAGCCCAActactattttgaaaaaaaaaaaaactgtggtgaccatagtacataaataataaaatacaaataaaaagcaataaataacGATAACGTGCGTTTTAAAGGATGGtttgaaattgtgaaattgtgaTCAGTACTTCAAGATCTGCTGATGTCTCaggaaatgttcattttgtgatgTTTTGCTAATCGCATGAACGTTATGGTTTCTTATCAAGTCTTGTTCATGTGAATCGGAGTTGTACACGGTTTGATCAAAGGTTATGTATCATATTCATTGTTATGTAGGATTTTTAGTAAATGTACTG encodes the following:
- the LOC113053587 gene encoding uridine 5'-monophosphate synthase-like, which produces MDDTSLDSLILKLVDIQAVKFGTFQLKSGLTSPIYFDLRVIVSHPALMNQVADLLHKRAEDAGVEFDSVCGVPYTALPLATIICSTKHYPMLIRRKEAKGYGTKRLIEGTMHPGDRCLIVEDVVTSGSSVLETAEVLEKEGLKITDAVVLVDREQGGSARLADRGITLHSVISVSRLLDVLLKAGRIDTATSQNTKRFFQENNTYISIKENGSSAHKKSCKELSYGARAAFPDTHPLAARLLKIMEDKKTNLCVSADVTRSEELLEMADMLGPLICVLKTHVDILQDFTADVASSLKELALKHNFLIFEDRKFADIGNTVKHQYEGGLYRISSWTHIINAHALPGPGVLQGLGAVGKPLGHGCLLIAQMSSQGSLATGDYTQAVVKMAEDHTDFVFGFISGSKISEKPGLVHMTPGVQMQTGEDGLGQQYSSPLDVICTKGSDIIIVGRGILASTDRLRAAEEYRTAGWEAYLKRLSQDG